CAGTATCTATAACATGAAAAAGTCCGCCCGGTTATCTGCAGGTAACGGGTCGGTTGAATGTGCTGACTTCTATGATGTTGAGATTTCATCAACTGGGCATGACCGTACCCCATTTTATAGACCAGTTTGTAATGGGCAACTTTCTTTGACATTGTAGGCATCAATAAACTCGTAGGGAGCCATAAAATTCAGAGACCTGTGAGGTCGTTCTTCATTGTAGTGGCCAGCCCAATTCATAATTACTTCCTTTGCTTCAACTAAATTAAGGAATATGTGCCTGTCAAGACATTCCTTCCTCATTTTACCGTTAAAACTCTCGATAAAGCCATTCTGTGTCGGCTTTCCCTTGGCTATGAATCCTAACTGTACTCCTGTTTCATCAGCCCACTTGAGCATTACCTTGCTGGTGAATTCAGGACCATTGTCGCATTTGATCGCTTTGGGAAGACTTCGTTGTTCCGCAAGCTGATTAAGCTCTCTGACCAGTCTGCTTCCCTGTATTGAACTGTCGATTATATGGAGGACACTCTCCTTACTGAAGGTGTCGATAAGGTTGAAGACTCTGAACTTTCTGCCATTCTCCAGGGTGTCGGACATGAAGTCCATTGCCCATACCTGGTTGGGTGCTGTTGCTTTTTCCAAAGGCACCGGCGCTCTTTTGATATACTTCTTGGGACGTCTGGACAACTGAAGTCCGGCGGCTTTGTAGATCCTCTCAACCCGCTTATGATTGACTTTACCAAACTTCCTTCTTACTAAGACTACTAATCTTGGCAAGCCATAGCTTTGAGACCTCGGAGCGACTACTTTCTCACGCAAATACTTCTCAATGGCGACATTTTCCTGCTTGAGTCTCACCTGGTATCGAAGAGTATTCCGGTTTAATCCGATTATCCGACAGGCATGCCGTTCACTTAGTCCGTGAGTCATAATCACCCCGACAGCTTCACGTCTATGCCGGGGCTCTACCATTTTTTTGATAGTACATCCTTGAGGGCTTCTATCTCCAAGCATCTTTCCGCCAGGAGCTTCTTAAGCTTTGAATTCTCCAACTCTAAATCCTTAAGCTTCTGGATCTGGTTGTTTTCCATACCACCGTATTTGCTCTTCCAAAGGTAGAAAGTGTTTCTGGCTATGCCATACTTCCTGATGATCTCGGTGACTTCAGTACCTGCTTCGTGTTCTTTCAGTATCTTGATGATCTGTGCTGGGGTAAATCGTTTACCTTTCATTATTCCTGCTTCTTTTCTTATTGCCTCAGTACAAGTTAACACTTGAGAGCGAGCGAACAAGTGTTAACTTGTACTGAGGGTGCGTTCGAGTAAATAAGTCCATTTGATACTGGTGCAGTTTTCGGGGGTACGGTCAAGCGACCTACCCATTAACCAGTTATAATCAGATAATGTTTACCCAGCTTCTGCGATGCTCCAATCCTATGATGAATTGGTCGAATGATATCCAGGCACTGTGTAACTTGGGAAAGAATCAACATTTCTACCTCAAGTCCACAGGTTTTCATTTGCAAAAAGGTTGAAACTGGATTTGCAAAAACGGTGATACCAGATTTGCAAAAAGGTTGATACTGAATTTGCAAAAAGGTTGAAATCGATTTGCAAAAAGGGTGATACTGGGGTCTCACTAAAACCGGCGATTTGCAACGAAAGTGATACTATTTGCAATTTCACTTGATACTCTATACCTATTTGATGAAGGCGATCTTCCGGGTGAGGCTGGTGCCGCCGCTCTCCAGACGGAGAAAATAGATACCCGCGGCGCAGGAAGAACCGCGGACGTCGCGGCCGTCCCAGAGTTTTTGGAAAGTTCCGCGTGCGGTGTTTTCGGCGAAGAGTTCGCGCACGAGCTGGCCTCTGGAGTTGAAGACCCGTAGGCTGGCAGGTCCCGTGGCCATCACCGAGAAGCTCACCAAAGTCTTTTCCGAAAAGGGATTGGGGAAACTGGCCAGGCTGAGGTCCACCGGCGGAACTTCGGAGCCGGGCTGCGAACCCAGGCTGAGCGAGGTGAGCAGGGTTTCGCTTTCCAGGTACACTTCGTGGTGGCCGGGTTCATAGACGGCGGCGAGTTTGATCTGGTACCAGAGGTTGGGATCGAGGTCCCAGATCCAAACGGAGCGGTTCTGCGCGGGTAATTCTTTTACGCTCCATTGGGAGGCGGGGGCGTCCCAGGGCTTGCATTTAAGCTCAAAGTGGTGGGGATCGGTGTAGGAATGCCAGTCCAATCGCGCCACCTGGCCGTCAACAACTTGGAAATCAGTCAGATAGGGAATACAGGTGAGTCCGCTGGTGGGGCCTATCTCCAGGCCGCCGGCGATGAAATCCTCGATGAACTGGCTTTGGGCGCGCAGATCGTCTAGCCCGGCGCCCACGAAATAGACGCTGTAATAGCTGAGGCTGTCGCCTGGGGCGAGATGCAGCCTGCCGTTCGGATCCGGGTCAGCGGAAGTGGGCTGGGCCCCGCAGAGGCAGTTCAGAAACCGGGTGTCGCCCCACATCGGTTCCTCGGTAAGCTCGTCGCCGTCGGAGTGCAGAGGGTAACAATAGGCCGGATCAATGCTGCGTCCGGTCAGCAGCCAGTATTTTTCATTGGCAGTGGGATGCGGCGCGTAGTTCAGGGAGCGGGCGTCGCTGTCGTTGGGAGAAAAATTCAGCCGCCAGGCCCAGCACGACCTGCCGGCCTCAAAACCGGGCAGGATCAGCTTGTTTCCCAGCCAGTTGGGGCTGAGCCCGCCGTCGCCGTCATTGTCGCGCGAGTAGGCGAAATCATATCCAGAATCGCATCCGCTGAGGTCGTCGTTCATTCCGAATTCGGTTTGCCCGGCGGGGTAAATATCCGCGTCGGCGAATTCGCCCAGGGCAAGGTCAAAGATGCTGTCCTGAACGCTGGTGTTGTAGATAGTGTTCTGGCAGACCAGCATGCGGTCGAGGTTTTGCAGGTTCCAGGCGTAGGATTCCCTTTTTACGGCTATCCCCAGGGGATAATGCTGGTTGTATTGGCGGAAGGTGCCAAGGTCGCGCTGTCCGCTTGTTCCCAGTGGACAGAAGTCGTAGAAGAAGCCGCTGAGGGTCTCGAAGCCCGGGGTGGCAAAGTTGGCTGGCTGAGGCTGGCTGAAGCAATAGGTCCCCAGGGGATCCGGCCAGGCGAAATCCCGGGGCGCGGGGAAGCCCAGAATGCTCTTCAGAACGATGTCCTGGGCATTGTATTCCGGGTATATGTCCGCGCTCGCGGCGAGGGGATTGTAGGCTGGCAGCAGTTCCAGGACGTCCCCGTAATAGCCGCCGTATCCGGCAATGATGTCGCAGCCGACGCTGCTGAGGGTGTCCACCACCGCTTTAAGGCCGGGATGCCAGTTTGGAGCGCCTTCGAAGGTGGTGCCGCTGCTGTCGGCGGAGGGATTCTGCGCCAGCCAGTAGAGCTTGCGGCCCTCCGCGTCGCGGCGCTGTAGTTTGCCTCCGATCCAGATGGAGCCTATGCTCAGCAGTTTATCCCCGCTTAGCGTGGCATAGCTCAGATCTCCGCAGTAGCCATAGTTGTTCACTTCCAGCCTGAGGCTGCCGGCGCTGTGCGTTTCGGGGTGAAGCATTTTGGATCCCGGCAAAAAATGAGGCGGCAGGGCGGCCATGACTCCGCAAACCAGCAACAGGATGGACACAAATGAGCGTTTCATGGGCGCCTCCCCCAGAGCGCATCATGATCCAACAAACGATTCAGAACCACATCCAAAGCGGGTTCCACGTCCTCCGGCTCCAGATAGGAAAGCGGGATTCCGAACACGAACAGCCGCTCGTGCTGATAGCCCGCGTGCTTGGAAGAGTAGAAATCATACTGCTCCTGCGTGGGTGGCTGGACCGGATGGTCAACCGGTTTGCAGCCGAACGCGTGGTAAAAGCTGGCGGCCAGGTCCGGATCGAACCAGGTGACCGGCCCGAGGCCCTCGCGGGCCCGCACCAGCGGATTGAAGGCGTCCTCGATCATCAGGTCCATGTCGAATTGGTTGTTTTGGGCTTCCGACCTCACAAAGAAGGCGTTACTGACCCAGGACTGGGACAGCGCGCCAAAATCCGTGCCGCTGTCGATCCCGAAGCGAGCGGACACAAAGCTGTGGGCGCTGGTCCGCAGGTCTTCGAGCGCGTTGTTGAGGTTGGCCCCGGCGCTCAGGACCACGGCACCCCCGGCGTCCAGGTAGATCTCCAGCGGATCGACATTCTGCCAGAGATTGATATTGCTGCTGGGATTGTCCGAATGCCAGACAACTGCCAGATAGTTTTGCATCAGGACTGGCGAAACGGTGAGGGATGATCCCGTCTCCGTCTGCGCGTCCGTGTGGCCCAGCGGGCCCCAACTGATGGGAAGAACACTGGTGTAGAAACTGTCAATATAGCTTTCAGGCGCCGTCGAAGGATTGTGGCGGGTGTCATCCACGATCAGCAGTCCGCTGCGGTTTTCCCGGGGCACAAAGGGTGTTAGATTAATCGTCACGTTCGCCGGATCGCTGATCGCGCCTTGCAGATCGACCGCGCAGACCTCGAAAACATGCTCTCCGTCCGCCAATCCGCTCAAAACGCAACGCCGGGAATCCGCCTGGAGATTGGGCACGCGCAGCCAGGTTTTGCCGTGATGGGTGATCTGCTGGGTCTGGATGAACTGGGCCAAAGCGGGGAAGGGAGCGCCGTCCAGCCGCAGGTCGAACTGCGCCACCAGGCTATGGTAATTCTGCTCCGTGCCGGCGTCCAGGCAGATATTGTATTCCGGGTCGAAGGGATCGCCGCTGGGAAAAAATGTCCCCTCCATGCCAGGCCAGGGCGGAATGGAGGTTCCATACTGCCCCAGATAGCCCCACTGCAGATGCAGCCTGAGGTCCGGGGAGTTGATCGCCTCCCAGCCAGTATCCGTCTGCCAGAGGTTTCTGTTTTTGCGCTCACCAGCCGGTGGGATCAGGTCATGGTAGTAGAGTTCCTCCCTCGGATTTACACTATAGTGGTGCTGTCCCAAAGCCACGAGGGTTTTGGCATAGATCAGGGCCTTGGGCTTGAAATTGCCCTGAACCTTGAAATGAACGCTGTTTGGCGTGGCTTGCTCGATCCCCTGGCGGCTCACGAGATAGCACTCAAACTGGGTGTATTCTCCGGAGGCGTTTTCCGCCAAAGCTGGATCGGTGGCTGCGTTCAGCCGCACCCGGCGCAGGTCCGCCATCTCCAGGGAACTGTGCCATTCTCCTACCGAGATCACCTCCAGGTCCTCATCCAAAATGTTCAGCCGGAACTTGAAGTGGTCCGCGTAAAGGCCGTCCACATAGATGTCGCCGACCACCTCGCGCAGGGCGAATTCTATCCCGCTTCCCGTCACGTCTCCGGGCTCGATGCCGGAATTGATCAGGCTGCCCAACAGGCGGCCGCTCTTGAAGCCGGAGCTGTATGTCTCTATCTTATCATCGCTTGACTTCACCCGCAGCCCGGCTTTTATAACCAGGTCGCCGATCTTCCCCCCGCTGGAAACGAAGTCGAAACTGAGGCTGCTTTGGGTGGTCCAGATCGTTCGGTGCGGTCCTGCCTCCGCTAGAGGAATCCCGGGGTCCGCTCCGGGCGCGCGGAACCACAGCCAGCCTTCGGGATCGGCAAACCAGCCCGGCGGCAGTTCGCCGCTCAAAGTCTCTATCCGCCAGGCGAAGAGAGCGTCTTCCGGCTTCTCCGGACCCGCGGAAAGGCCCTGCCGGTAGATATATTCGTCCCCCGCCCGGGGCAGCTTGTCCTCCGAAAAAACCAGCATCCCGGCCGTGGACTGGGGCGCGGTGAGCCCTTCCCTGCCGCAGGAAATGAGCAACACCAGCAACGCCAGGCCCC
This genomic interval from Candidatus Cloacimonadota bacterium contains the following:
- a CDS encoding transposase, translating into MKGKRFTPAQIIKILKEHEAGTEVTEIIRKYGIARNTFYLWKSKYGGMENNQIQKLKDLELENSKLKKLLAERCLEIEALKDVLSKKW
- a CDS encoding IS3 family transposase; the protein is MVEPRHRREAVGVIMTHGLSERHACRIIGLNRNTLRYQVRLKQENVAIEKYLREKVVAPRSQSYGLPRLVVLVRRKFGKVNHKRVERIYKAAGLQLSRRPKKYIKRAPVPLEKATAPNQVWAMDFMSDTLENGRKFRVFNLIDTFSKESVLHIIDSSIQGSRLVRELNQLAEQRSLPKAIKCDNGPEFTSKVMLKWADETGVQLGFIAKGKPTQNGFIESFNGKMRKECLDRHIFLNLVEAKEVIMNWAGHYNEERPHRSLNFMAPYEFIDAYNVKESCPLQTGL
- a CDS encoding T9SS type A sorting domain-containing protein yields the protein MKRSFVSILLLVCGVMAALPPHFLPGSKMLHPETHSAGSLRLEVNNYGYCGDLSYATLSGDKLLSIGSIWIGGKLQRRDAEGRKLYWLAQNPSADSSGTTFEGAPNWHPGLKAVVDTLSSVGCDIIAGYGGYYGDVLELLPAYNPLAASADIYPEYNAQDIVLKSILGFPAPRDFAWPDPLGTYCFSQPQPANFATPGFETLSGFFYDFCPLGTSGQRDLGTFRQYNQHYPLGIAVKRESYAWNLQNLDRMLVCQNTIYNTSVQDSIFDLALGEFADADIYPAGQTEFGMNDDLSGCDSGYDFAYSRDNDGDGGLSPNWLGNKLILPGFEAGRSCWAWRLNFSPNDSDARSLNYAPHPTANEKYWLLTGRSIDPAYCYPLHSDGDELTEEPMWGDTRFLNCLCGAQPTSADPDPNGRLHLAPGDSLSYYSVYFVGAGLDDLRAQSQFIEDFIAGGLEIGPTSGLTCIPYLTDFQVVDGQVARLDWHSYTDPHHFELKCKPWDAPASQWSVKELPAQNRSVWIWDLDPNLWYQIKLAAVYEPGHHEVYLESETLLTSLSLGSQPGSEVPPVDLSLASFPNPFSEKTLVSFSVMATGPASLRVFNSRGQLVRELFAENTARGTFQKLWDGRDVRGSSCAAGIYFLRLESGGTSLTRKIAFIK